In Pochonia chlamydosporia 170 chromosome 3, whole genome shotgun sequence, the following are encoded in one genomic region:
- a CDS encoding DNA-binding domain-containing protein (similar to Metarhizium robertsii ARSEF 23 XP_007820062.2) yields the protein MASSLPTIPRVTFTVIEPISLVAGFLGVVSDPAWFVAEQVPQKLVPAAPVTENSIVLAWQLGNLYLLMAFLGLFVLNSTSEVKVVRSYLWALWLGDIGHVAFSCYGLGSERMTNPSAWNAMAWGNIVFT from the exons ATGGCTTCCTCTCTGCCGACCATCCCTCGGGTGACCTTCACCGTTATCGAACCCATCTCACT CGTGGCCGGCTTCCTCGGTGTCGTCAGCGACCCCGCCTGGTTCGTAGCAGAACAGGTCCCTCAGAAGTTGGTTCCTGCTGCCCCCGTCACCGAGAACAGCATCGTTTTGGCATGGCAGCTCGGCAATCTTTACCTGCTCATGGCCTTTTTGGGTCTCTTTGTGCTCAACTCGACCTCTGAGGTCAAGGTTGTCCGAAGCTACCTCTGGGCGCTCTGGCTTGGAGACATTGGGCATGTGGCATTTAGTTGCTATGGTCTAGGAAGTGAAAGAATGACGAATCCCTCGGCATGGAACGCCATGGCTTGGGGTAATATTGTCTTTACC TGA
- a CDS encoding septin domain-containing protein, giving the protein MLLRRSKSGDLGKGSKKAQALREAELERQRQAASRVPPKLPEFANNTEQLSKAFPQELQQSESAYSLSNSGSGGGYYVRASTEPRNYMPNSAPPVPPIPNNAFDPYARTESMTHRGRYSYASSAISSINSPRRVRRRKDPTPFNILVIGTTGAGKTSFLEFLKTALALPPRKRSKKTEDDDFQIPAPASGNFVPHFMETEIDNERIGLTLWDSEGIEKNLVDLQLRELSAFLESKFEETFTEEMKVIRSPGVQDTHIHAVFLILDPSRLDRNIAASRNRATGYQGNGAHSSHSRGYGALEEGLDLQILRSLHRKTTVIPVISKADTITTKHMNVLKKSVWDSIKMAELDPLEALGLDDDSDSISNRIDEEEEEEDADETKEPGSSPPSSPNSKRLSSQSLRRHKEESKEDEIPFLPLSIISPDLYEPAVIGRQFPWGFADPYNEQHCDFTRLKEAVFSEWRGELREASREQWYEGWRTNRLKLRDLPYRQR; this is encoded by the exons ATGTTGCTACGACGAAGCAAGAGCGGTGATCtgggcaaaggcagcaagaagGCTCAGGCCCTTAGGGAGGCTGAGCTTGAGCGCCAGCGTCAAGCCGCGTCGCGAGTTCCCCCAAAGCTGCCAGAGTTTGCCAACAATACCGAGCAATTGTCAAAGGCCTTTCCCCAGGAACTTCAGCAGTCCGAATCCGCCTACAGCCTCTCCAATTCCGGTTCGGGTGGTGGTTATTATGTGCGAGCTTCCACAGAACCGCGCAACTACATGCCCAATTCCGCTCCGCCAGTGCCGCCCATTCCCAACAACGCCTTCGACCCTTACGCCAGAACCGAGAGTATGACGCACCGAGGACGTTACAGCTATGCCAGTAGTGCTATTAGCTCTATCAACAGCCCTAGAAGGGTTCGTAGAAGAAAGGATCCCACTCCATTCAA CATTCTGGTCATTGGAACCACCGGCGCCGGCAAAACCTCGTTTCTAGAGTTTCTCAAAACGGCGCTGGCTCTGCCACCACGAAAGCGATCCAAGAAGACggaagatgatgatttccaaattccagctccagcctcGGGCAATTTTGTTCCCCATTTCATGGAAACCGAGATTGACAATGAGCGCATTGGTTTGACTCTGTGGGATTCCGAGGGCATTGAGAAGAATTTGGTCGACTTGCAATTGAGGGAATTGAGCGCCTTCCTTGAGAGCAAGTTTGAGGAGACCTTCACTGAGGAGATGAAGGTTATCCGATCTCCGGGCGTCCAGGATACCCACATTCACGCCGTATTCTTGATTTTGGATCCATCTCGTCTCGACCGCAATATTGCGGCCTCTCGAAACAGAGCAACTGGTTACCAGGGAAATGGGGCTCACAGTTCACACAGTAGAGGTTATGGTGCTCTTGAGGAGGGCCTAGACCTCCAAATCTTGCGCAGCCTTCACCGCAAGACCACTGTCATTCCTGTTATTTCGAAAGCCGACACAATTACTACCAAGCATATGAATGTGCTAAAGAAGTCCGTTTGGGATAGTATCAAGATGGCAGAGCTCGATCCCCTCGAGGCACTCGGATTGGATGACGACAGTGACAGCATTTCCAACAGaattgatgaggaggaagaagaagaagatgccgatgaAACAAAGGAACCGGGCTCTTCTCCACCATCGTCTCCGAACTCCAAGAGATTATCGAGCCAGTCTCTCCGGCGCCATAAGGAAGAAAGCAAGGAAGATGAGATCCCATTCCTAcctctctccatcatcagcccCGATTTGTACGAACCTGCAGTGATTGGCCGCCAATTCCCTTGGGGATTCGCAGATCCCTACAATGAACAGCACTGCGACTTCACGCGCTTGAAGGAGGCTGTCTTTTCCGAGTGGCGAGGTGAATTGCGTGAGGCTAGTCGAGAGCAATGGTACGAAGGATGGAGAACGAATCGTCTTAAATTGCGAGACTTGCCCTACCGCCAACGATAG
- a CDS encoding MYB DNA-binding domain-containing protein (similar to Cordyceps militaris CM01 XP_006668473.1), which translates to MATIEPRLIHLLNESTSTPQLHHADLPPLHALPLPTSTERPLPPIELDAAHRSDRPSGTSAYPLRMLLGDHEAAEPQHSRSKHINDLSDASDDAYSKKRGRNIHRKDDFVQLPQPMKRQKSAQQAPAMPPIINGLLEPPTHPALFPPIMSNSYNENDAGQIRLLNEYAAHGAVEDRSRRSPELDKSGKSRKRAAKPRRKWSEEETKHLLLGVNRHGVGKWTSILDDPDFTFNDRTAGDLKDRFRTCCPEELRGSSKSSSQAGSPRAASQDLGRRAKSGIHSENILIEDSPSPREAGESDSTPKPRKSRAHRKKLEDLAELGIHGPFKKSHRRERRPFTEQDDREILEGLDIYGPAWTKIQRDARFNLSSRQPTDLRDRVRNKYPVIYQRIEKGTFGAKDGARGSNTLEPSVNMSIDGSLKRSKGSSKVPRSSHNSNSKEDLPTWPLHMVDSSSYSQPQPGFDFGEASGSHFMGGEMDISRLLLDDSRMNQAPARHGGDYSPGSSSPPGYITEPRRDRQGNYSIKC; encoded by the coding sequence ATGGCCACCATCGAACCTCGCCTCATTCATTTGTTAAACGAATCTACTTCCACACCTCAGCTTCACCATGCTGACCTTCCTCCGCTGCACGCTTTACCGCTGCCCACCTCAACGGAGCGACCTCTCCCTCCCAttgagcttgatgctgcTCACCGGTCTGACCGGCCTAGTGGCACCTCGGCATATCCACTTCGCATGTTGCTTGGAGATCACGAAGCCGCGGAACCGCAACATAGCCGCTCTAAACACATCAACGATTTGAGCGATGCCTCCGATGATGCATACAGCAAGAAGCGCGGACGAAATATCCACCGCAAGGATGACTTTGTCCAGCTGCCGCAGCCCATGAAACGGCAGAAGTCGGCGCAACAAGCTCCGGCTATGCCACCTATTATCAATGGCTTGCTTGAACCGCCTACCCATCCTGCTCTGTTTCCGCCTATTATGTCAAATTCATACAATGAGAATGATGCCGGCCAGATCCGACTTCTCAACGAATATGCTGCCCATGGAGCTGTGGAAGACCGTTCCAGACGATCTCCAGAACTTGACAAATCTGGCAAGAGTAGAAAGCGAGCTGCAAAGCCCCGCAGGAAGTGGTCCGAAGAAGAGACAAAGCACTTGCTCTTGGGCGTCAATCGCCATGGCGTTGGCAAGTGGACTAGTATTCTGGATGACCCAGACTTCACCTTCAACGACCGAACGGCCGGCGACTTAAAAGATCGATTCAGAACCTGCTGTCCTGAGGAGCTACGAGGCTCAAGCAAGTCCTCCTCGCAGGCTGGCTCCCCACGTGCAGCATCCCAAGATCTTGGGCGTCGAGCCAAGTCAGGCATTCATTCTGAAAACATTCTCATTGAGGACTCGCCTTCCCCCAGGGAGGCAGGCGAGTCTGACTCCACCCCCAAGCCTAGGAAGAGCCGAGCTCACCGCAAGAAGCTTGAGGATCTGGCTGAACTGGGTATTCACGGACCGTTCAAGAAGTCACATAGACGTGAACGACGCCCCTTTACGGAACAGGATGACCGAGAGATCCTTGAAGGACTCGACATCTATGGCCCTGCCTGGACCAAGATCCAGCGGGATGCTCGTTTCAATTTGTCCAGCAGGCAACCAACAGATTTGAGGGACCGCGTCCGTAACAAATACCCCGTCATATACCAACGCATTGAGAAGGGTACCTTTGGCGCAAAAGATGGCGCTCGAGGCAGCAACACTCTTGAACCGTCTGTCAATATGTCTATTGACGGCTCGCTGAAACGTTCCAAGGGATCATCAAAAGTCCCTCGCTCCAGCCACAACAGCAACTCCAAGGAAGATTTACCAACTTGGCCGTTGCACATGGTGGACTCGTCGAGCTATTCTCAGCCGCAACCGGGCTTTGACTTTGGTGAGGCCAGTGGATCACATTTCATGGGTGGTGAGATGGACATCTCCAGACTGCTGCTCGATGATTCCAGGATGAATCAAGCACCTGCCCGACACGGTGGAGATTACTCTCCTGGTTCTTCATCACCTCCGGGATACATTACAGAACCACGCCGTGATAGGCAGGGCAACTACTCCATCAAGTGTTAG
- a CDS encoding 40S ribosomal protein S4 (similar to Nectria haematococca mpVI 77-13-4 XP_003052651.1): MARGIKKHQKRLSAPSHWLLDKLSGTYAPKPSAGPHKLRDCLPLIVFIRNRLKYALNYRETKSILMQRLVKVDGKVRTELTYPAGFMDVISIDKTGENFRLVYDTKGRFTVHRIQAEEAEYKLGKVKRVQLGRGGIPFLVTHDARTIRYPDPLIKVNDTVKIDLATGKITDFIKFDTGAVAMVTGGRNMGRVGVITHRERHDGGFNIVHIKDAIDNSFATRESNVFVIGQDKPWISLPKGKGVKLTIAEERDRRRAYTQSH, from the exons ATGGCCCGCGGAAT caagaagcaccagaagCGCCTCAGCGCCCCCTCGCACTGGTTGCTGGACAAACTGTCCGGTACCTATGCCCCCAAGCCCTCGGCCGGTCCTCACAAGCTCCGCGACTGCTTGCCCCTGATTGTCTTCATCCGCAACCGCCTCAAGTATGCGCTCAACTACCGCGAGACCAAGTCCATCCTCATGCAgcgtctggtcaaggtcgACGGCAAGGTCCGCACCGAGTTGACCTACCCCGCTGGCTTCATGGACGTCATCTCCATTGACAAGACTGGCGAGAACTTCCGCCTCGTCTACGACACCAAGGGCCGCTTCACCGTCCACCGAATCCAGGCCGAGGAGGCTGAGTACAAGCTCGGCAAGGTCAAGCGTGTTCAGCTTGGCCGTGGTGGAATCCCATTCTTGGTCACGCACGATGCGAGAAC CATCCGTTACCCTGATCCCTTGATCAAGGTCAACGACACTGTCAAGATTGACCTCGCCACCGGCAAGATCACCGACTTCATCAAGTTCGACACTGGCGCCGTCGCCATGGTCACTGGTGGTCGTAACATGGGCCGTGTTGGTGTCATCACCCACCGTGAGCGTCACGACGGtggcttcaacattgtccaCATCAAGGACGCCATTGACAACAGCTTCGCTACCCGTGAGAGCAACGTTTTCGTCATTGGCCAGGACAAGCCCTGGATCTCCCTGCCCAAGGGCAAGGGTGTCAAGCTCACCATTGCTGAGGAGCGTGACCGCCGCCGTGCCTACACCCAGTCTCACTAA
- a CDS encoding peroxisomal membrane protein (similar to Metarhizium acridum CQMa 102 XP_007807220.1) produces the protein MSGIKVGDSFPEGVKFTYVQPSGDDITSCGIPGPYDASAEFKKKKVVLVSVPGAFTPTCQLSHLPSYINNREALKAKGVDQVIVIAYNDAFVMSAWGKANNVKDDFIIFASDDSFSKSIGWTLGERTARYAIAVDHGKVIYADKEDGKGIDKSGADAVLPKL, from the exons ATGTCTGGTATCAAGGTCGGCGACTCTTTCCCCGAAGGTGTCAAGTTCACCTACGTCCAGCCCTCAGGCGACGACATTACTTCTTGTGGCATTCCCGGACCTTATGATGCCAGCGCTG aattcaagaagaagaaggtcgTTCTCGTGTCTGTTCCCGGCGCCTTCACTCCCACTTGCCAGCTTTCTCACCTGCCTTCGTACATCAACAACCGCGAGGCTCTCAAGGCCAAGGGTGTCGACCAGGTCATCGTAATCGCCTACAACGATGCCTTTGTCATGTCAGCATGGGGCAAGGCCAACAACGTCAAGGACGACTTCATTATCTTCGCCTCTGACGATAGCTTCAGCAAGTCAATTGGCTGGACGTTGGGTGAGCGTACTGCTCGATatgccattgctgttgaCCATGGAAAGGTCATCTATGCGGATAAGGAGGACGGGAAGGGCAttgacaagtctggtgctgatgctgttttgCCAAAGCTGTAA